GCATTAATAATTCCACCAATAATGTAAGTAGGGTCCAGTTTAGCTTCACTCATTATATGAACAATAAGGCTTGTTGTCGTTGTTTTGCCATGCGTTCCAGAGACAGCTATCCCAAATCGAAATCGCATTAACTCTCCTAGCATTTCTGCTCTAGGAACAATCAATAGTCTTTGGTGTCTTGCTTCCTGAAGTTCGGGATTATTTTTATTAATAGCTGAAGAGACAACGACCGCCTGTTTACCTGTGACATTTTCAGCCTTTTGAGAGTAACTAATTTGACAGCCGATCTTTTCAAGTTTTTCAGTAATTGGGCTTGACTGAATATCAGAACCAGAGATTTCATAACCCAAATTGACAAGCACTTCAGCAATTCCACTCATTCCAGAGCCTCCAATACCTATGAAATGAATTTTATTGATTTTTGATCGTGTAGGGTTGTCTATTAAAGTCATGATTTACTAACAGTGATTATAGTTATTGCTTGAATTCCTTCACCTCTTCCAAACGAGGTGAGACCTTCACCGGAGGTAGCTGTAATGCCGACATCTGATCGATTAATTTGACAAGTATTGGCAATGCTTTCCTTCATGGCTTCGACATGGTTAGCTATTTTTGGCTTTGCGCATTCAAGAGCAACTGCAATATGATTAATTTTCCAATCCCCTAGATCATCAAGCGCTATTTGAAGGTATTTTGCGCTCTCTTTTATACCCGTTTTTACAAGTTGATCAGCAACGTCACCTAAAATATTTTTACCTGTAATGCTTGAGATGGAGTTTGTGATTGAATGAAAAATGACATCTGCATCACTATTACCTTTTAATCCAAATGGATAGTCAAATTTAATACCTGCCAAAACCAAGTCTTTTCCAGATTTTTTTTCAAACTGATGAGAATCTTGTCCTAAGCCCGTTTTAATGATCATAATTTTTTCAAAAAGTAGTTTGCCAAGTCAATGTCATCCTTTGAGGTAATTTTGATGTTACTAGAAGAGCCATCAATAATTTTGACTGAATGACCCAATTTTTCAATCGCTTCAGATTCATCAGTAATCTTATTATCGAGTTTTATAGAGCTCTCAATTGCTTCTTTAAGGATGCCAAATCGAAACATTTGAGGGGTTTGAGCCATATAAAGTTTTTTTCGATCAATAGTTGATATTGGACCAGTTGCATTTTTTTCTTTAACCGTATCAATAGCTCTGGTTGCAAGGATTCCCCCTACAGAATCATTTGAAACCTCTCGGATTAGTTTTTCTATGTCGCTCTTTTTTGTGCATGGCCTGACAGAGTCATGAACTAAAACCCAGTCATTGGGCTGGGCGTATTTATTTAAAGAATTTAATGCGTTCAGTACAGAATTGAACCTCTCTTTGCCACCTTCTACAGCTTCTAAAAGCTTTGAGTGATTAAAAAAAGATGAAGACTTAAAAAAAGAGTCTGTTCTTGATAAAGAAACTATAAAGCCTGAAATCAGATTAATTTCCAAAAGGGTTTTAAGGCTTTGATCAATAATTGTCAGGCCATTTTCAAGCTTTAAATATTGTTTTGGGACTGAAGAGCCCATTCTTATGCCGACACCACTTGCTGGAACGATTAAAAAATATTTGTCTTTATTCATGTCCGCAAGAACATCCTTAATTTAGTGTTTAGTCAATTATAAAGTAGCACTATCATTTTCTGCTAATGGTTCAGTTTTAATGGCCCTATTTATTTTAAAAAAGTACTCACCTTCTTTAATCAGTCCATATTTAAACCTTGCTTTTGATTCGATTAGATTTAAATCTTCCTGAGTATAGCTACCTATTTTGCTTTGAAGAGAGACATTATCATTTTCTAAATCTTCATTATTCAGCTTTATTTGATTGAGAGCTCTCTCTTTATCAATGACAACTCCCGGAAAGTTGTTATCAATAATGTTCTGTTTGATTAAAGCAAAAAGAATGAAGATTAGAATTAGGGTGATTTTATTTTTATAAATAAAACCAATTAAACCAGTTTGTGATTTATTGCTCATCTAATTCTTTGTAGATTGTCATTAGGTAAGTTTGAGAATAATAGTCATGAAATGGAAGTTTTTTTTTGTTTAAAAATTGAAAAATAAAGCCTATTCCTGCCAATGAAATTATTGCTAGAAAAAAACGGATAGCCGATTGCCAATAAGTTATATTGCCCCCATCCTCTTGAATAATTTCAAATTTCCATGCCCTCATCCCTAGAGTTTGTTTGCCCTTTACCCATGATATTGAAAAATATGAATACATTACTGGTAAGGTAACTAGAAAGAAAAAAAACGGATTTGTAATTGGCTCTTTATTGTTAATAAGGATTATGATTCCAGCAATAAAAAAAACAAATGAAAAGACTAGAAAGAGGTCATAAGATATTGAGCCAATTCGTCGAAAAAATGATACATTTGATTTCATAACTGAACGTTTAGTGAGTTAATTAATTATCCTCTTTATTGACTACTTTGGAAGTAACTTTTCCATCATGAAATTGAGTAATAATCAATTCTTCAGAGTTTACTTGGTTGTGCGAAGTTACAATTTCACCTTTTTTATTTTGTGTAATTGTATATCCCCTTGATAGAGTGTTAAGCGGAGAGAGAAGGCTCAAAACACTCGCACGATTAGAGAGCTGATTTTTTTGAAGTTTTATAAAGTTTTCAGAGTAGTTTTGTAATTGAGAAATTAGCAATTTTAGTTTTCTTTTGTTCTCATCAATGATCCGTTTATTGGTTCTTATCAGTCTGAGCTCCAAGTCGTCAAGTTTTTGTGCGTTCAGAAGAAGTTGCTGACTTGGATCAATAATTCTTTGTCTGAGGAGAGCTAGAGAGTATTTATTGGATTCAACAGATTGCTTTATCGATTCAAGTAAATATTTTTTTAGTTTTGCGGCATTGTAAAGGATGGCATCAACATCAGGGGTTGCAGATACAGCTGCTGCAGAAGGTGTTGGTGCTCTCAAGTCTGCAACAAAATCTGCAATTGTTGTATCAGTTTCATGACCTATCGAGCTAATGATTGGCGTTGAACAATCAAATATTGCTCTTGCAAGCTCTTCTTCATTAAATGCCCAAAGGTCCTCTAGAGAGCCTCCTCCTCTTGCAAGGATTAATACATCACAGATCTTTTGATCATCCGCTGCTTTAAGTGCTTTAATAATCTTATGGTGAGCATTTTCACCTTGAACAATCGTATCATAGAGTAATATCTCTGATAACGGATAGCGTGATTTAAGAACTTCAATAATGTCTCTAATGACGGAGCCAGTTGATGAAGAAATGACGCCAATTTTCTCTGGATATTCTGGGATTTCTTTTTTGTTTTCAGAATCAAATAAGCCTTCCATCCGTAGCTTATTTTTAAGTTGATCAAAGGCCAACTGCAGATTTCCAACGCCTGCTGGCTCCATCTGCTGAACAATAAGCTGAAAATCACCTCTTTGAGGATAAAGTGTGGTTACTCCTCTAATGATAACCGACATACCATTTTCAGGAGTAAACTGAATTTTGCGTTGATTTAATCTAAAAAATGCGCACCTGATTTGACTATTTTCATCTTTAAGGGAGAAATACCAGTGACCTGAAGATGGCTTAGATAAATTTGAAATCTCACCTTGTATAAAGCTTTGTGGGATGTGCTTTTCAATTGAATTCTTACACAATCTTACAAAGTGTGTAACACTATAAATTTCATCAATATTAAACATCAGTTTTAAGGTGCACAAAGACTGCTCCAGTGCCCCCCATATCTTGAGGGCAAGAGCAAAAAGCCAAGACATTGGGGTGTTGCTTTAAGTAGTGCACAACTTGAGATTTCATAATTGAAAGCCCATTATCTGAATGATAGCCCTTGCCATGAATGATTTGAATAAATCTTTTATCAGAATGGAAATGTATAAAGTCAGATACTGATTGACATGCCTGCTCAATTTTATATCCATGCAAATCAATTGATGGAGTCGATCCAATATTACCTTGTTTCATTTTTTTTAGAACTTTGGGCGATAAACCATCTTTAAAGTGAGTAATCACCTCAGATCCTGTTATATTGGCTTCGTATAAAAAGCTATAATTTTCAAACGGTTTACTCGAGCTCATTTTGCGAGGGTTTTGTTTTTTGTGGCTATCTTTATCAAGAGGTTTTTGGAAATCAACCGTTGATCTAAATAAAGATTTGTCGCTTTCATCAATCATAGTATTAATCAATTTTAGATATAAAAAAACCCTCAAAAGAGGGTTTTAATTATATCAATGATTTTGTAATCAATAAATTAACCTTAAGGATAACTTATTAAAGTGCCTTAATTTGGGCACTGATACGTGATTTTTTTCTTGCAGCTTGGTTTTTATGGATTAAACCTTTGCTGACCGCTTGATCCATATTTTTTTGCATATCTGTAAAACCACTCGTGGCTTCTTTTTTGTCTCCAGCATCAATCGCATAAGTAACCTTTTTAATAAAGGTGCGTACTTTTGCTCTAATTTGAGAGTTGTGTTTGTTGCGCTTAACTGCCTGTCTTGCGCGTTTTTTAGAACCTGCTGAGTTGGCCATATTTATTTATTATTGCTTAAATTAAGAAAACATGAATTATAGAGTCTCACCTTAATTTATGCAAGCATTTGTTTGTATTAGCTTAATTTGCCAAAGATTTAATATATTCCAGGGTTTTCTTTTTACCCAATAACAAATGCCAAGTTTTTCCGCCCTGATTTTTCCATAAAGAGACAGCCCTGATTCCTGCTAAGAGAAGGGCCCTTATATGATTTGCAGTATGTTGATTCGATAAGTATATTTGCTCTCCACGAACCATAATTGTTGGATTGAGGCTACCCAAAGTGTTTTTATAGAGCTCAGCCAGTCGGGCAATCGAATTACTATGATAAATATCAAAAAACTCTTGCTTATTGATAAGATTAATTTCTTCTGAGATTTGAGTTAAGAGTTTAGGTTTTTTCATTAATTTTTTTTCTAGATTAATGAGAGCTGTTGTATAGATCATAACGTTATGCATATCAATGGTTTTCTTCTCAAGAATAAGCTTTAAGGAGTCAAAGCCAATTTTAAGATCTTCAGGTGAAGTAAAAATTTCATCTATTGAGTCGCTATTACTTACAATACTGTTAAGGCTTGCTTTATTCGAGTGACTATCACATTTTCCAGAGACGGCAAGCTGATGAACTAGCGCTGAAGACTGAAATATACTCGCTAGAGCAATAGTTTGTTTTGCTGATTTATTCATTGGCCCTTGATTTTATTACACTCCCTCCAAGACAAGTATCACTATTGTAAAAAACGATTGATTGCCCTGGTGTAATAGCTCTTTGAGGATCACTAAAGTTAACTTGTATAGTTCCATCATCTTTGATATTGACACAACATTCTTGGGAAGCCTGTCGATACCGTATTTTTGCGCTGCAATTGATTGGAAACTGAGGCTCTTCATCAATCCAATGAACGTCATCTGCCACAAGTGAGTTATGGTAGAGCATTTGATGATTACCTTGAACAGCGACAATTTTATTCGAATCAACAAGCTTATCTGCAACAAACCAGGGTTCTTGAGAGTCTCCAAATCCACCTCCGATCTCTAAACCCTTTCTTTGGCCTATTGTATAAAAGGGGAGGCCATTATGGTGTTTAATAAACGAACCATCCTGGTCAATGATATCGCCTTTTTCTTTAGGAAGGAAAGTAGTTAAAAATTCTGAAAATGGTCTTTCACCGATAAAACATATACCTGTTGAATCTTTTTTATCTGCGTTCCCAAATTGCTGATTCTTCGCAATTTCACGCACTTCTTTTTTATCAATTTCACCTAAAGGAAATAAGCTTTGTGAGAGTTGATCCTGGTTCAGTAAATGCAGAAAGTAACTCTGATCTTTGTTACCATCCACTCCAGCTTTAAGGAAGTATTTTCCATTTTCATTTGCAATTCTGGCGTAGTGACCTGTAGCAATTTTATCTGCACCAAGGTCCTTTGCGTAGTCTAGAAAAGCTTTAAATTTGATTCTTTGGTTGCACAATACGTCAGGATTGGGCGTTCTACCTTTTTTATGTTCCGATAAAAAATGCTCAAAAACATCTTCCCAGTATTCGTGAGAAAAGTTGACTGTATGCAGCTTAATTCCCAATAAGTCAGCGACCTGCTGAGCGTCTGCAAGATCTTCTGATGCACTGCAATATTCATCATCATCATCCTCATCCCAATTTTTCATAAATAAGGCCTCAACCTGAAAGCCTTGTTGAAGTAATAAGTATGCAGTGACTGACGAATCGACACCGCCAGAAAGACCAACTATAATTTTATTTTGAGAACTCATTTAGTTTTGGTCGTAAGCACCTACAATTTTTTTAACTAACTGGTGTCTTACAACGTCATGCGCACCGAAATGACAAAAAGCAATTTGATCAATATTTTGAAGAATTTTGATTGCATCAGTTAGTCCAGATTGGCTTGGATTTAGTAAATCAATCTGAGTCACGTCACCTGTTATGACCATTTTTGAGCCAAAACCCATCCTCGTTAAAAACATTTTCATTTGGGGTATTGTGGTGTTTTGAGCTTCATCAAGAATGATGTATGACTCGTTAAGTGTTCTGCCTCTCATGAAAGCTAATGGGGCAACTTCTATGACATGTTTTTCTATTAATTTATTGACTCTTTCAAAGCCAATAAACTCGTATAGAGCATCATAAATCGGTCGCAGGTATGGGTCCACTTTTTCACTCAGGTCGCCAGGTAGAAAGCCCAATTTTTCTCCAGCCTCGACTGCTGGTCTGACTAAAACTATTCTTTTTACATTTGAATTTTCAAGGGCCTCAACAGCTCTTGCAACAGCTAAATATGTCTTTCCTGTTCCTGCAGGTCCAATCGCAAAAACTGCATCATTTTCAATGATCGAGTTCACATATTTTTGTTGGTTGTCACTTCTAATATGTATATGCTTTTTACTGGTCTTTATTGTGACTGATTTTGCCTCTCCATTTGGACGGCTGAGTGATTTGATGCTGAGATCAATATCACTAAAATCAATCGTCTTCTTTTCGGACAGGATTAATAGCTCTTGAAGGACAGAAACGGCTTTGTCAGCATTGTCACCCTTAATATTAAAATCAGCCCCTTTATTAGAGATATCTACATCAAGATTAGTGGCTAAATTTTCTAGATTTTTATCTAAGCTTCCACAAATATTAACAAGCTGTTCAGAGCGCTTTATATTGAGAGTAAATTTCATGATTTATATTTTACTGAATTCCATTGAAAACAAATGTTAAGTTGCATGATTTTGCTTCATAATTAATTTATCATTTAACTTATGAATCTATCTAAAATCCTCTTAAAGCTCTTAGTAGTAATTTTAATTTATACTCCTTTTAGTTCGCATGCTCTAGAGAATGACTGCGTTCTTCTTGTGTATCATCGTTTCTCTGATGACGGACCTAAGTCAACGAGCACCTCACCAGAGATCTTTAAGCAGCACCTAGAATACTTAAAAAATAATAATTACAGTGTTCTTCCATTAAAAAATGTAATCAGTAGTCTGCAGTCAAAAGAAAGCTTGCCATCCAATTGCATAAGTCTTACAGCGGACGATGGTTTTTTATCAATCTACACTGAAGCTTATCCATTGTTAGTTGAATATCAATTTCCGATGTCAGTTTTTGTATCTACCAACCCTATTGATAAAAAATATGCATCTATGATGACCTGGAGTCAACTTCGTGAAATGGCACCTTTGGTCGATATTTATAACCATAGCGTTAATCATCTTCATTTAGTTAATCAGAGTGCTCAGATTATTGAAGATGAGATCCTTTCAGCCCAGGAAAGGATAGCGACTGAAATGAGCACAAAT
This sequence is a window from Candidatus Pseudothioglobus singularis PS1. Protein-coding genes within it:
- the ispF gene encoding 2-C-methyl-D-erythritol 2,4-cyclodiphosphate synthase, coding for MIIKTGLGQDSHQFEKKSGKDLVLAGIKFDYPFGLKGNSDADVIFHSITNSISSITGKNILGDVADQLVKTGIKESAKYLQIALDDLGDWKINHIAVALECAKPKIANHVEAMKESIANTCQINRSDVGITATSGEGLTSFGRGEGIQAITIITVSKS
- the ispD gene encoding 2-C-methyl-D-erythritol 4-phosphate cytidylyltransferase, translating into MNKDKYFLIVPASGVGIRMGSSVPKQYLKLENGLTIIDQSLKTLLEINLISGFIVSLSRTDSFFKSSSFFNHSKLLEAVEGGKERFNSVLNALNSLNKYAQPNDWVLVHDSVRPCTKKSDIEKLIREVSNDSVGGILATRAIDTVKEKNATGPISTIDRKKLYMAQTPQMFRFGILKEAIESSIKLDNKITDESEAIEKLGHSVKIIDGSSSNIKITSKDDIDLANYFLKKL
- a CDS encoding FtsB family cell division protein, giving the protein MSNKSQTGLIGFIYKNKITLILIFILFALIKQNIIDNNFPGVVIDKERALNQIKLNNEDLENDNVSLQSKIGSYTQEDLNLIESKARFKYGLIKEGEYFFKINRAIKTEPLAENDSATL
- a CDS encoding RDD family protein, with the translated sequence MKSNVSFFRRIGSISYDLFLVFSFVFFIAGIIILINNKEPITNPFFFFLVTLPVMYSYFSISWVKGKQTLGMRAWKFEIIQEDGGNITYWQSAIRFFLAIISLAGIGFIFQFLNKKKLPFHDYYSQTYLMTIYKELDEQ
- the xseA gene encoding exodeoxyribonuclease VII large subunit, coding for MFNIDEIYSVTHFVRLCKNSIEKHIPQSFIQGEISNLSKPSSGHWYFSLKDENSQIRCAFFRLNQRKIQFTPENGMSVIIRGVTTLYPQRGDFQLIVQQMEPAGVGNLQLAFDQLKNKLRMEGLFDSENKKEIPEYPEKIGVISSSTGSVIRDIIEVLKSRYPLSEILLYDTIVQGENAHHKIIKALKAADDQKICDVLILARGGGSLEDLWAFNEEELARAIFDCSTPIISSIGHETDTTIADFVADLRAPTPSAAAVSATPDVDAILYNAAKLKKYLLESIKQSVESNKYSLALLRQRIIDPSQQLLLNAQKLDDLELRLIRTNKRIIDENKRKLKLLISQLQNYSENFIKLQKNQLSNRASVLSLLSPLNTLSRGYTITQNKKGEIVTSHNQVNSEELIITQFHDGKVTSKVVNKEDN
- a CDS encoding Smr/MutS family protein encodes the protein MIDESDKSLFRSTVDFQKPLDKDSHKKQNPRKMSSSKPFENYSFLYEANITGSEVITHFKDGLSPKVLKKMKQGNIGSTPSIDLHGYKIEQACQSVSDFIHFHSDKRFIQIIHGKGYHSDNGLSIMKSQVVHYLKQHPNVLAFCSCPQDMGGTGAVFVHLKTDV
- the rpsT gene encoding 30S ribosomal protein S20, with product MANSAGSKKRARQAVKRNKHNSQIRAKVRTFIKKVTYAIDAGDKKEATSGFTDMQKNMDQAVSKGLIHKNQAARKKSRISAQIKAL
- the hflD gene encoding high frequency lysogenization protein HflD, with translation MNKSAKQTIALASIFQSSALVHQLAVSGKCDSHSNKASLNSIVSNSDSIDEIFTSPEDLKIGFDSLKLILEKKTIDMHNVMIYTTALINLEKKLMKKPKLLTQISEEINLINKQEFFDIYHSNSIARLAELYKNTLGSLNPTIMVRGEQIYLSNQHTANHIRALLLAGIRAVSLWKNQGGKTWHLLLGKKKTLEYIKSLAN
- the mnmA gene encoding tRNA 2-thiouridine(34) synthase MnmA, with product MSSQNKIIVGLSGGVDSSVTAYLLLQQGFQVEALFMKNWDEDDDDEYCSASEDLADAQQVADLLGIKLHTVNFSHEYWEDVFEHFLSEHKKGRTPNPDVLCNQRIKFKAFLDYAKDLGADKIATGHYARIANENGKYFLKAGVDGNKDQSYFLHLLNQDQLSQSLFPLGEIDKKEVREIAKNQQFGNADKKDSTGICFIGERPFSEFLTTFLPKEKGDIIDQDGSFIKHHNGLPFYTIGQRKGLEIGGGFGDSQEPWFVADKLVDSNKIVAVQGNHQMLYHNSLVADDVHWIDEEPQFPINCSAKIRYRQASQECCVNIKDDGTIQVNFSDPQRAITPGQSIVFYNSDTCLGGSVIKSRANE
- a CDS encoding PhoH family protein, coding for MKFTLNIKRSEQLVNICGSLDKNLENLATNLDVDISNKGADFNIKGDNADKAVSVLQELLILSEKKTIDFSDIDLSIKSLSRPNGEAKSVTIKTSKKHIHIRSDNQQKYVNSIIENDAVFAIGPAGTGKTYLAVARAVEALENSNVKRIVLVRPAVEAGEKLGFLPGDLSEKVDPYLRPIYDALYEFIGFERVNKLIEKHVIEVAPLAFMRGRTLNESYIILDEAQNTTIPQMKMFLTRMGFGSKMVITGDVTQIDLLNPSQSGLTDAIKILQNIDQIAFCHFGAHDVVRHQLVKKIVGAYDQN
- a CDS encoding polysaccharide deacetylase family protein — translated: MNLSKILLKLLVVILIYTPFSSHALENDCVLLVYHRFSDDGPKSTSTSPEIFKQHLEYLKNNNYSVLPLKNVISSLQSKESLPSNCISLTADDGFLSIYTEAYPLLVEYQFPMSVFVSTNPIDKKYASMMTWSQLREMAPLVDIYNHSVNHLHLVNQSAQIIEDEILSAQERIATEMSTNDKFFAYPYGEFDDSSYSYLKSEGYIAFGQQSGVASQTSDFLNIPRFSMSGPYAQMNSFSLKVKTLAMPIESSDPRSMIFSGDLMPVLNLNFSRELTSYEKSNFSCYVSGQDKVNLKWDGLQSVSIWPNEPLAIGRSRYNCTMPYKEAGRYYWFSKLWLRL